The proteins below are encoded in one region of Microbacterium pygmaeum:
- a CDS encoding DUF2637 domain-containing protein, which yields MLTAVAGTVFIAAGAFWLSFTSLADLARRSGLSVDQAWAWPLIVDGIIVVATVAVVVLAGTRAAWYPWMLLFAGALISVAGNALHAVVTATSDVPLLLAASVAAVPPLVLLAITHLTSVLTRHAAPSAPPVTIVGSEVQLHVLDDESPNEKVGPESAADLRASGWSNRAIAQQLGVHPSTVGRWLQAHVSPAKPHSELAERS from the coding sequence ATGCTGACGGCAGTTGCTGGCACCGTGTTCATCGCGGCCGGAGCATTCTGGTTGTCTTTTACCTCGCTGGCGGACCTCGCTCGGCGATCAGGGTTGAGCGTTGATCAGGCGTGGGCATGGCCGCTGATCGTCGACGGCATCATCGTGGTCGCAACAGTCGCCGTGGTCGTTCTCGCCGGAACCCGGGCGGCGTGGTACCCGTGGATGCTCCTGTTTGCGGGTGCGCTGATATCCGTTGCAGGCAATGCCCTGCACGCCGTGGTCACGGCGACGTCGGATGTGCCGCTCCTCCTTGCGGCATCGGTTGCCGCAGTGCCACCACTCGTGCTGCTCGCCATCACACACCTGACGTCGGTGCTCACTCGTCACGCAGCACCATCAGCACCACCCGTGACAATCGTCGGGTCCGAGGTGCAACTCCATGTCCTCGATGACGAAAGCCCGAACGAGAAGGTCGGCCCCGAGAGCGCTGCGGACCTGCGGGCATCGGGATGGTCGAATCGCGCGATTGCCCAGCAGCTCGGTGTTCATCCGTCAACGGTCGGGAGATGGCTACAGGCTCACGTCTCCCCCGCCAAGCCGCACAGCGAGCTTGCCGAGAGGAGTTAG